GACAAACACTTGCAGCGTGCCTTCTTCGGCTAGCTCGTGGATGCCCTTTTGCAGCTGCTTGCGCTTCATGGGGTCGAGCAGGCGCACGCGGGCGAAGTGCTCCGGCGAGAAGCGCGGCACCGAATCGAAGCACAGGGCTGGCGAGCCGGTGGACAACGTGTCGCCGATGCGAAAGATGCCCGGGTCGTACAGACCGATGATGTCGCCGGCGTAGGCTTCGTCCACGCTTTGGCGGTCGCTGGCCATCAGCTGCTCGGCGCGCGCAAGCTTGATGGTCTTGTCGAGCCGTGCGTGGCGCACGCGCATGCCGCCTGTGAACTTGCCGGAACAGACGCGAACGAAGGCGATCCGATCTCGGTGGGCGGGGTCCATGTTGGCCTGGACCTTGAACACGAATCCGGAGAAGCGCTCGTCGTCCGGTTGCACAACGCCTTCGCGAGCCTGGCGCGCGCCTGGCGCCGGGCAGAGCTCGGCAAAAGCCTCCAGGAAGGGCTCGACGCCGAAGCTGGTGAGGGCGCTGCCAAAGAACACCGGGGTTATCTCGTTTTCCAGAAACCTCCGGTGGTCGTAGGCGTCGCCTGCCCCCTCGATCAGCTCTACTTCATCGCGCAGCGTTGCCGCCGCCTCTGGGCCCAGCAGCTTTCCTAGCGCGGGATCCTCGATGCCCGCGACGGTTACAGGAGCGGCGCTGGCGTTGCGAGCCGTGCGCTCGAACTTGAGCACCCGCCTTGCGGACAGCTCGTACACGCCCTGGAAGCGGTCACCGTTTCCGATCGGCCAGGTGCAAGGCACGGTGTGCAAGCCGAGCACCTCCTCGAGCTCGGACATGAGAGCCAGGGGATCGCGTGCGGGCCGATCCAGCTTGTTGACGAAGGTGACGGTGGGCGTTCCGCGCTTGCGGCAGACATGAAAGAGCTTGCGGGTCTGTGCCTCGACGCCCTTGGCGGCATCGATCAGCATGATGGCCGCGTCTGCGGCCATGAGGGTACGGTAGGTGTCCTCGCTGAAGTCCTGGTGACCCGGCGTGTCGAGCAAGTTGTAACGGATGCCCGCGTGCTCGAAGCAGAGCACGCTCGAGGTCACCGAGATGCCGCGCTTGCGCTCGAGCTCCATCCAGTCGCTGGTGGCGGCACGCTGGGCGCGGCGCGCACGTACCATGCCAGCCGTGTGGATCGCCCCGCCATAGAGCAGCAGCTTCTCGGTGAGCGTTGTCTTGCCCGCGTCCGGATGCGAGATGATGGCAAAGGTCCGACGACGTTGGGTCTCGCGCAGCATGAGTCGGTAGCAGGGGTGTGCCTCGCCCAGTCCGAAACCCGCGTTTCGGCCCGGTCGTGAGCGTGGTCGTGGTCGTGGTCGCCGGTACGAGGCAACCTAGCCCGCATCGGTCACCAACCGCGAGCCGAATCGTCCGAAGCGGGCGCGCCCGGTACCCGAGCTGCTGCGCAGTGGACGGCTGCAAATGGCGTCAGCACCAGTCACACGCTATGGGTCCGTCGACCCTATGGCCGAGCGAGCCTCCCGCGATCCCGGCTCTTTCGGACCATCGACAACTCCCGCGGACTATGCTTTATCGGCGCCTCATTCGGCCGTTGCTGTATACCTTGCCGCCCGAGACGGCACACCTGTTGGTCTTGCGGCTGCTGCGCGTGGGGCAGGAGCTGCCGGGGCTGTGCTTGTTCACCGAGCGTCTACTCCGCCGCGGATCGGAAGCAAGCAAGGTTCGGGTGTTCGGGCGCGAGCTGGCGAGCCCCATCGGGCTTGCCGCAGGCTTCGACAAGGACGCCGAAGTGTACCGGATCATGGGTGCGCTCGGTTTTGGTTTCGTGGAGATTGGTACCGTCACTGCCGAGTCCCAACCGGGCAACCCGAGACCCCGCCTGTTCCGACTGCCCCAGGACCGAGCTCTGGTGAACCGGATGGGCTTCAACAGCAGCGGCGCCCAGGCGGTGGCTCGCAAGATCGGGCAGCGGGCCGCCGGCGATCCCATGCTGGGGATCAACATCGGCAAGAGTAAGGCAACGGCGCCCAAGCTGGCCTTGTTGGACTACGAGCGTTGCGCAAAACGCCTGGGGCCGCTGGCTGACTATCTGGTGATAAACGTCAGCTCCCCCAACACGCCGCGTTTGCGTGACCTGCAGGCCCCGCAGGAGCTCAAGCCTCTGCTGGCTCATGTGCAGGCCGTCCTGCGCCACGAGGTCGGCGGGCGGCAAGTCCCCTTGTTGGTCAAGATCGCTCCCGACCTATCCGATGCTGAGATCGACGCCCTGGCCGACCTCGCACTCGATATGGGTCTCGCGGGCATCGTGGCCACCAACACCACTACCCATAGAGAGGGCCTGCGTTCCTCCGCCGCGGAAGTTGCGCGCTGCGGGGCCGGGGGCCTATCGGGGCCGCCCCTCAGGCAGCGGGCGCTGGCGGTGCTCGAGCGCTTGCGCGAACGGGTGAGCGACCGCTTGGTGCTGATAGCGGCCGGCGGTGTCGAAACTGCGCAGGATGTGTGGGAGCGCCTGCATGCTGGCGCCACCCTGGTACAGCTATATACGGCCCTGGTCTACGAGGGGCCTCTTGTAGCTCACCACCTTGGCCGCCAGTTGGCCACGCTCGGATAGCGTGCGGATCGTGACCAGCAGCGGGCAGACGCGCGGGGCGGAAGGGCTCGCCCCAGGAGAACGGGAGTTGCACACCCCTGCTCGAGTAAGGCAGCCGTCAAACATGGGCTAGCGTGCGCACCCCTGCACAGCTGCGGCCGATCGAGCCCTGGTTGGACGGCCCCCTTGGCTTTGCGGTCTGGCCGGTTGCCCGGAGAAACGCGGAGGAACGGTGGCAGACGACTTGACGAATCCCTCCCGGCGCAGCCTAATACGGCGACGCTCGCAACGCCGTGGACAGGGCGCAGCGTCCAGGCATGCCGTGCGTTCCGCAGGTGGAGCAAGGATGCTTGCTGCCCTTACAAGTCCACGGCTTTCTGTTTGCGAACAAGCGTTCGACTAGAGGCGTCATGCAGCAGTCTTGTAACCGCATAGAACGATCTTCCTGCTGGGGTAGCGTACTCATGTGGGTTGTAGGGTCCCTGATCCTGAGCCAGACAACCGCTGTGCAGGCGCAGCCCGCGGTGACCAGCACGGGTCTGCAGTGGATGGCCTTTTCCGACACGTACTTTCAGGAGAGCATCCACAACCCTCACGAGAGGACCCAGTTTGCTGCCCACCGCGGCGCCGTACGCTACAATCGCTTCGCTATCAACTGCCTGGGCGTGTACGCGCAGTTTCACAGCCAGCGCTTTGGCGCGAAGGTCAAGATCACGCCCTACGAGACCTTCCCGGGAAGCACCTGCGCTCCGTTCAAGGCCTACGCGCTGTGGACCCCGACACCCGGCGTCGAGCTCACGTTCGGCAAGTTCCCGACATTCTTTGGCGTGGAAGCGGTAGAGAGCTGGGAGAACTTCAACTACACGCGCGGCGCGGTGGCGGTCCTGGCCCAGCCCGATGCGTTTGCAGGTATGCGGCTCGAGTTTCGGGCCACCGAGAAATTCGGTATGAACCTGCTCATCACCAACGGGCCCGACTTGGGCCACGACAACAACCAGCTGCTCAGTTTTGGCGCGCAGGCGGTGTTCCAGCCCAGCCCGTATTTCACGGCCAAGCTCGGCTACCTCGGAGGACCCGAGGAGCCCGAGAGCTTTCACGACCACAACACCGGTATGAGCGTGCCGAACCTGGGCTACGAGGAGCGCTGGACCCACCGCGGTGATCTAGTGCTGGAGGCAGCCATCGGCGCTGTCGCGCTCAAGCTCAACGGGGTGCTCGGGGTGCGCCTGGAACCGGGGCGCGACGCCCACACGCCGGCACCGCCTGACCCCGCAGCCGAGAATTTCTTTGCCCTTGCAGCCTCGGGCCGGATCTCGGTGAGCGACACCATGTCCTTTTCGCTGCGCGGGGAATACATCAGCGACCCCAAGCGCTGGCTCTACCAGCCCAATCTGGCGCTCGAGCACCCGTTTGAACCGCTGACCGGCTACTTCGCCACGGTGACCCTCGAGTACATTCCGTTCCCCGATGTGGGCAACCCCGTGATTCGCTGGGACAACCGCTTCGAGCTGGTGTCGGAGTCCATGTACTACATCGGAAACCAGCAGCACGAGCTGTCGAGAAACTGGTTCGGCTCGATCCTGGGAATCGTCGTGCACCTGCACGGCTGACACCTCTTCGAACATTCGCGTTGACAGAAGCAGCGGGCGCCTCTATCTGTTTTGCCACGCTGGCCTGCATCGATCCGAGCCGCTTGCCTTGATCGATCGCCGGGCTCGCGTAAGCAGCCGCGTCCGTCGCTCGGTGTCCACCCCGTGTAGTTGCAGACTTCGCGGGCGTCTTCTGGATGACGGCGTAGCGGTGGGCCTTGCTTGCGCGCAAGCCTCGGATCGCTTGGCTTCGAGCCGATGACCGCTGCTCGCCTGCGCTTTGCTCCACGCCGGGGTTACACCGTATGAGACACCGGGGTGACGCCACATGAGAGTTCGGGGTGACACCACATGAGAGTTCGGCGAGACGCGCTTGGCCTGGATGATATCGATCGCCGCATCCTCAAGGTCCTGCAGGCGGACTGCAAAACGCCGCTAGCCAAGGTGGGCGAGGCGGTTGGCCTGTCGGCCCCGTCGATCGTGGAGCGGGTACGGCGCCTCGAGCACGAGGGTTTCGTTCTGGGATACCATGCTCGACTCGACGCGCGCCGTCTGGGCATGGAGGTGACCGCTTTCGTGGGTGTCGCCCTGGCACACCCGGAGCCACCCGAAACGTTCGATTCGCAGCTTGCCGAGTTTCGCCGCCGCCTGGCCGACTTCGGCAACGTGATGGAATGCCACCACGTAACGGGCAACTACACGCTGCTGATCAAGCTCAAGACGCGAAGCACCTCCTCGCTGCAGGGATTCATCGGCCAGCTGCGGTCGTTGCCAGCCGTGCAACGCACGGAAACCAACGTGGTGCTATCGACGCTCAGCGAGCGCATCGATCTGATCGTGGACGCTCCCACCGAGCGTGGATCCCGCACCCGGGGCGAGCCAGGGCCCGCGGGCAAGGCTAAGCCGGACGGCGGCAACGACGAGGCCCCGGCAGGCACGTAGCCCACGTGCGCCGCGCCGCGGTCTCGAGTTCGACGGCGGGGCACGCCGAGGTCGGAGCGATGGGACGATTCGAAGGCCTACTGACTGCACTGGTGACCCCGTTTCGTGGGGGAAGCGTCGACGAGGACGCCTTGCGGAGCCTGGTGGAAGCGCAGATCGACGCGGGCGTCGACGGCCTGGTCCCCTGCGGCACCACGGGTGAGAGCACGGTCCTCGAGCAGCAGGAGTACGTGCGCGTCGTGCGGGCTGCGGTCGAGCAAGCCAAGGGCAGGGTGCCGGTGGTGGCGGGTGCCGGGAGCAGCAGCACCGGCCGCACGATCGAGCTCTGCAAGCTGGCCAGGTCCGCGGGGGCCGATGGCGTGCTCCTGGTCGTGCCGTACTACAACAGGCCTTCGCAGGAGGGTCTGGTAGCCCACTACCGGGCCGTGCTCCGCGCCGTGCCCCGGCCGGCCATCATCTACAATATTCCCGCTCGTACGGGCGCCGACCTCGAGGTGGCCTCGCTTCGTGGCCTGGCCGATGTGCCTGAGATCGTGGGGATCAAGGAGGCCACCGGGGACGTGGCTCGCGCGCAG
This DNA window, taken from Pseudomonadota bacterium, encodes the following:
- a CDS encoding peptide chain release factor 3 — encoded protein: MLRETQRRRTFAIISHPDAGKTTLTEKLLLYGGAIHTAGMVRARRAQRAATSDWMELERKRGISVTSSVLCFEHAGIRYNLLDTPGHQDFSEDTYRTLMAADAAIMLIDAAKGVEAQTRKLFHVCRKRGTPTVTFVNKLDRPARDPLALMSELEEVLGLHTVPCTWPIGNGDRFQGVYELSARRVLKFERTARNASAAPVTVAGIEDPALGKLLGPEAAATLRDEVELIEGAGDAYDHRRFLENEITPVFFGSALTSFGVEPFLEAFAELCPAPGARQAREGVVQPDDERFSGFVFKVQANMDPAHRDRIAFVRVCSGKFTGGMRVRHARLDKTIKLARAEQLMASDRQSVDEAYAGDIIGLYDPGIFRIGDTLSTGSPALCFDSVPRFSPEHFARVRLLDPMKRKQLQKGIHELAEEGTLQVFVEPGQSRDPILGVVGQLQFDVLAYRLEHEYGAKVALDHLPYSYARWIDGPTNPEQLRAKRIAGAVIDQDQRVVALLRDDWELRRAIQDSPEWTFNETAPTV
- a CDS encoding quinone-dependent dihydroorotate dehydrogenase, which translates into the protein MLYRRLIRPLLYTLPPETAHLLVLRLLRVGQELPGLCLFTERLLRRGSEASKVRVFGRELASPIGLAAGFDKDAEVYRIMGALGFGFVEIGTVTAESQPGNPRPRLFRLPQDRALVNRMGFNSSGAQAVARKIGQRAAGDPMLGINIGKSKATAPKLALLDYERCAKRLGPLADYLVINVSSPNTPRLRDLQAPQELKPLLAHVQAVLRHEVGGRQVPLLVKIAPDLSDAEIDALADLALDMGLAGIVATNTTTHREGLRSSAAEVARCGAGGLSGPPLRQRALAVLERLRERVSDRLVLIAAGGVETAQDVWERLHAGATLVQLYTALVYEGPLVAHHLGRQLATLG
- a CDS encoding porin translates to MWVVGSLILSQTTAVQAQPAVTSTGLQWMAFSDTYFQESIHNPHERTQFAAHRGAVRYNRFAINCLGVYAQFHSQRFGAKVKITPYETFPGSTCAPFKAYALWTPTPGVELTFGKFPTFFGVEAVESWENFNYTRGAVAVLAQPDAFAGMRLEFRATEKFGMNLLITNGPDLGHDNNQLLSFGAQAVFQPSPYFTAKLGYLGGPEEPESFHDHNTGMSVPNLGYEERWTHRGDLVLEAAIGAVALKLNGVLGVRLEPGRDAHTPAPPDPAAENFFALAASGRISVSDTMSFSLRGEYISDPKRWLYQPNLALEHPFEPLTGYFATVTLEYIPFPDVGNPVIRWDNRFELVSESMYYIGNQQHELSRNWFGSILGIVVHLHG
- a CDS encoding Lrp/AsnC family transcriptional regulator; translated protein: MRVRRDALGLDDIDRRILKVLQADCKTPLAKVGEAVGLSAPSIVERVRRLEHEGFVLGYHARLDARRLGMEVTAFVGVALAHPEPPETFDSQLAEFRRRLADFGNVMECHHVTGNYTLLIKLKTRSTSSLQGFIGQLRSLPAVQRTETNVVLSTLSERIDLIVDAPTERGSRTRGEPGPAGKAKPDGGNDEAPAGT
- the dapA gene encoding 4-hydroxy-tetrahydrodipicolinate synthase, giving the protein MGRFEGLLTALVTPFRGGSVDEDALRSLVEAQIDAGVDGLVPCGTTGESTVLEQQEYVRVVRAAVEQAKGRVPVVAGAGSSSTGRTIELCKLARSAGADGVLLVVPYYNRPSQEGLVAHYRAVLRAVPRPAIIYNIPARTGADLEVASLRGLADVPEIVGIKEATGDVARAQDIIAACGDRFAVLSGDDLLTLAVLGVGGRGVISVSSNVAPALVLEVVRSFRQGDFAAAWRAHYRLLSLHKAMFVEGNPGPVKAALASMGRIAPELRLPLVWPREASLAEVRRALAELDLA